A window of Cohnella herbarum contains these coding sequences:
- a CDS encoding TetR/AcrR family transcriptional regulator, translating into MDKPSTRHRILMEAEKQFIALGIATVQMKDIASAVNINRRTLYRYFPTKDELAFEIEIIVMKQLQDYFTLDIGDITNKTGFEKVTAYFFQVDLDKVKEQIKLTAEFDRYFQGNYPNPDLEQSFIEALNPNQDPLFHYIRDGVTDGSIRNDMTVEELYHFISHSFIALFQRLILRENHLKYEYCDNIDFNKAFRNIILSGIRRT; encoded by the coding sequence TTGGACAAACCTTCGACGAGACACCGCATCCTGATGGAAGCGGAAAAGCAATTTATCGCGCTCGGAATCGCAACCGTGCAAATGAAAGATATTGCATCGGCCGTTAATATTAATAGAAGAACGCTGTATCGTTATTTTCCCACGAAAGATGAATTGGCCTTTGAAATCGAGATCATAGTCATGAAGCAACTGCAGGATTATTTCACATTGGATATCGGGGACATAACGAACAAAACCGGCTTTGAAAAAGTAACAGCGTATTTCTTTCAAGTTGATCTTGATAAAGTCAAAGAACAGATCAAGTTGACCGCCGAGTTCGACAGGTATTTTCAGGGGAATTATCCGAATCCGGATTTGGAGCAATCTTTTATTGAAGCTTTAAACCCGAATCAGGACCCGTTATTTCATTATATTCGCGATGGCGTGACCGATGGCTCGATTCGGAATGATATGACTGTCGAAGAATTGTACCATTTTATCAGTCACAGCTTTATCGCCCTCTTCCAAAGGCTGATTCTGAGAGAGAACCACTTAAAGTATGAATATTGCGATAATATTGATTTTAATAAAGCATTCCGGAATATTATTCTAAGCGGAATACGGCGCACATGA
- a CDS encoding DUF5597 domain-containing protein translates to MFHVKGKPFMPMGGQSKNSSAYNAEELASAIAGVKALGGNTLEAPVYWEQVEPQEGQFDFSSVDMLLEECRKHELQLIVLWFATWKNGEMRYCPGWVKRDKQRFARVLRSDGVPMNILSAFCEESLQADTRAFRALMKHLKEADGDAQTVIAVQVENEPGILGCDRDYGHKAEAALAGAVSSELLEHVKGLGKGFVWDAWKKNGSKEQGGWKDVFGVAGGEFCTAWSIAKYIDHIAVEGRAEYNIPLYVNAWLSFPGWPIPGFYPSGGPTRNTMDIWKFTAPHLDLIAPDIYSVNFSDYKIVCEDYRRPDNPLFVPESGTDGLNARNMLRALADYDAIGYFCFGVDSILNMEGNLREDAVLFAESFRSVMSLLPLIQKYRGTGKVHAVVEEDYQMNQSFEFEQYIGAVPFINMGPTSENKDHRHARNPQLIEGRPKHGLIIEAGPQEFYLAGNFHLFMVPGSGPGWLEALKMSLVSTPVDYLTVEEGYLTESGDFVSTRTRNGDEAVFGGFWATPYCGVVRVVLTP, encoded by the coding sequence ATGTTTCATGTAAAGGGAAAACCATTCATGCCCATGGGGGGACAGTCCAAAAACTCCAGCGCTTATAACGCGGAAGAATTGGCATCTGCTATTGCTGGCGTCAAGGCATTGGGAGGCAATACGTTGGAAGCCCCGGTTTATTGGGAGCAGGTGGAGCCGCAGGAGGGGCAATTTGATTTTTCCTCGGTAGACATGCTTCTGGAAGAGTGCCGGAAGCACGAGTTGCAACTTATCGTATTGTGGTTTGCGACATGGAAAAACGGCGAGATGCGTTATTGTCCGGGCTGGGTAAAGAGGGACAAGCAACGATTTGCCAGAGTGCTTCGCAGCGACGGCGTCCCTATGAATATTCTATCCGCTTTTTGCGAGGAATCGCTTCAGGCGGATACGAGAGCGTTCCGCGCATTGATGAAGCATCTGAAAGAAGCGGACGGCGACGCGCAGACGGTTATTGCGGTACAAGTGGAGAACGAGCCGGGCATTCTTGGCTGCGATAGGGATTATGGACATAAGGCGGAAGCCGCATTAGCCGGGGCTGTATCTTCCGAACTCCTCGAGCATGTGAAGGGACTAGGTAAGGGCTTTGTTTGGGACGCTTGGAAGAAGAACGGTTCTAAAGAGCAAGGGGGTTGGAAAGACGTTTTTGGCGTCGCGGGCGGCGAGTTCTGCACGGCTTGGTCAATTGCCAAATATATTGATCATATCGCTGTCGAAGGCCGCGCGGAATACAATATCCCGTTGTATGTAAATGCATGGCTCTCTTTCCCTGGGTGGCCGATTCCCGGATTCTATCCCTCCGGCGGGCCTACCCGAAACACGATGGACATTTGGAAGTTTACGGCGCCTCATCTCGATCTGATCGCACCGGATATTTACTCCGTTAATTTTAGCGACTACAAGATCGTGTGCGAAGATTATCGTCGGCCCGACAATCCTTTGTTTGTTCCGGAATCCGGCACGGATGGGCTTAACGCGCGAAATATGCTTCGGGCGTTGGCTGATTACGACGCGATCGGATATTTTTGTTTTGGCGTAGACAGCATCCTGAATATGGAAGGCAATCTGCGCGAGGATGCCGTATTATTCGCCGAAAGCTTCCGCAGCGTAATGAGCTTATTGCCGTTGATTCAGAAGTATCGGGGCACAGGCAAGGTTCATGCCGTCGTGGAAGAGGATTATCAGATGAATCAGAGTTTTGAATTCGAACAATACATCGGGGCGGTGCCTTTTATCAACATGGGCCCAACGAGCGAGAACAAGGACCACAGACATGCCCGTAATCCCCAGTTGATCGAAGGACGACCTAAACACGGGCTAATCATCGAAGCCGGACCGCAAGAATTTTACTTGGCCGGCAACTTCCATCTCTTTATGGTTCCCGGGTCGGGACCCGGATGGTTGGAAGCTTTGAAAATGTCGTTAGTATCAACCCCGGTGGACTATCTTACCGTAGAGGAAGGCTATCTGACCGAATCGGGAGATTTTGTATCCACGCGCACCCGCAATGGCGATGAAGCCGTGTTCGGAGGTTTCTGGGCGACCCCGTATTGTGGAGTCGTAAGAGTCGTTCTAACTCCATAG
- a CDS encoding Uma2 family endonuclease produces MDKNKKRKERIGEQPVTYEVYSAMPDDGERYEIFDGALEMMSPGPSVIHQSVSRDLLYILMQSCNSDYAMFVAPLDVILSRTNVVQPDLILVHRSRMEIVTDKAIEGAPDIVVEVLSPGSRKRDKVKKLNIYAKHAVPEYWIIDTNARTLEQYVLGGEHYTLSNLFEGDDQMASDRLPCAEFAISDLFKDASIQKLYPLS; encoded by the coding sequence ATGGATAAAAACAAGAAAAGAAAAGAACGGATCGGGGAGCAGCCCGTAACGTATGAAGTATATTCGGCGATGCCAGATGACGGAGAACGGTACGAAATATTCGATGGTGCTCTCGAGATGATGTCTCCGGGTCCGTCCGTCATTCATCAGAGCGTTAGCAGAGATCTGCTCTATATTCTGATGCAAAGCTGCAATTCCGATTATGCGATGTTTGTAGCGCCGCTTGACGTTATTCTAAGCCGAACGAACGTCGTTCAGCCCGATCTGATCCTCGTTCATCGCAGCCGGATGGAGATCGTAACCGATAAAGCGATTGAAGGAGCACCGGATATCGTCGTAGAGGTGTTGTCCCCGGGCTCCCGAAAACGGGACAAGGTAAAGAAACTGAACATCTACGCTAAGCATGCGGTACCGGAATATTGGATTATCGATACGAATGCGCGTACATTGGAGCAGTATGTGCTAGGCGGTGAGCATTATACGTTAAGCAATTTGTTTGAAGGCGATGATCAAATGGCGTCGGACAGATTGCCTTGCGCGGAGTTCGCCATTAGCGACTTGTTCAAGGATGCAAGCATACAGAAGTTATATCCCTTGAGCTGA
- a CDS encoding MFS transporter: MAKLPRKIKVIYSLGQLGWSILAGIIGTWLIYFYLPPEGSGIKVAIPQGGVFMGVTIIGIIMGFATLINAMTDLWVANLSDSSRHRLGRRTPFMRRSALPSAILLIAIRSSTILRCSPDRRKIMSD, encoded by the coding sequence GTGGCGAAATTACCAAGGAAGATAAAAGTTATCTACTCGCTAGGGCAGTTAGGTTGGTCGATTCTGGCTGGAATCATCGGAACATGGCTCATCTATTTTTATTTACCGCCGGAAGGATCGGGCATTAAAGTGGCGATTCCGCAAGGCGGAGTTTTTATGGGCGTTACGATTATTGGCATCATTATGGGATTCGCTACGTTGATCAATGCGATGACCGATCTATGGGTTGCGAATTTAAGCGATAGTAGCAGGCATCGCCTTGGCAGAAGGACGCCGTTTATGAGACGAAGCGCGCTTCCTAGCGCCATTTTGCTTATAGCGATACGCTCGTCTACTATATTACGGTGCTCGCCAGACAGAAGGAAAATCATGTCGGATTGA